The genomic DNA CGGACTTTCCGGACCGGAAGATTGACTCTAGTGGGGATCTGATCACGCCTGCGGTGGCGGGTCCGTGGGCGAGGGCGTACCTGGGTACGGCGACCAGAGACGTCTATACGGATTTGTCGAAAGCGGAGTCTGACTGGTATTCTACGTTTCCGGTGGCGAATGTGTTGATTTGCGCGGGGGGGAATGAGATTCTGTTGCCGATTATCCAGGATTTCGCGGAGAAGTTCAAGGTATGTACATGCTTGATTCTTGCGGGGTGAGTGGTTGCTGACAAAACAGGCTGGCTTCCCATCGTCGGAACTGTTTGTTGGACATCGCGAGGGTCATGTTGCTCCCATCTATAATCTGGAATTGGGGGATACGACAGAGACGGAGCAGGGGAAGCGGGTCAAGGAGTGGCTGTCGAAACGGCTGTTCTGATGTCGAGCTGGATGTGTTATGTGTCTATTTATAAATCTCTTCGTACATCGCTATCTGAAATCATTCTCAGTCTGGTCTGCATCACTGGATCTGTGAAATCTTACGGAACTCGGGTCAGATGGATTTGTATACATCACTATCCATTAACATGGTTATACACGACATGTCAACATTCACAGGGTAGATAGACTGTCTATATACCACGTAGTTACAACTTCTGAGCAGCTTGGTGCTCTCGAAGTCTCCTCAATGAGCCCGAGGCAATCCCACGTACTGTCTCCTGGAGCCACTGAGGAAATGCTCGCACCATACTGGCAGCGGAATGGGAAGTCGGGAGAATCACTTGGCCGCTACTCTGCGTGAGGATCTGCTTGACCACTGCATCCGATACCACCTGGGGTGTCATCACGGGCTGCTTGAATTGGTTTCCCGCGTCGGTCAACTGTTGGATCATCGGAGTACGAACCCAAAGTGGGTGAATAACACTTCATTTGGTCAGTCCCAAAGCCTGTCAGATCGAATGTAGCCTCATACCTGGTGCGAACTTTCCTCGCCTGATACCAGTATCGCAACTCTTGCGTCAGTCCCTCGTGGAAGGCCAGCGCACTGGCCTTGGTACAGCAGTAatccaccatctcccccAACGCAACAAAGCTGGCCATACTGGCAATTGTGATAACATGTCCGTGGTTCTGGCGGATCATGCTGGGCAAGAACTCGCGCACCATTAGAAAATGCGAGATGGTGTTGACCTCGAACGTCTGCCGGATCTTGGCCTCGGGCTCATCGAGAATGGTGCCGTCGTAGCCCACGCCGGCGTTGTTGACCAGCACAGTGGGGTCGCCTAGTTTCTGGCGAATCTTCTCAGCTACGGCTCTGATGCTCTCTGAGTTGGTGATGTCGGCCTTGAAGAAGTGTACATTGCGGGCTTTGCTTCGTTAGTCTATGGCGCATACCAAAGGGGACTGATGATTCTTACGTAGCTGAAAGTTGGGCTCATTGATATCCAAAATAACTACTCGGATCCCTTTCCTGGACAGATCTTCCATGATCTGCTTGCCGATGCCGCTGCACCCTCCGGAAACCAGAACGAGCTCGCGATCACCCTGCCATGGATGTGCGCGCTGCCAGTTGTTTATCGACCATTGCGACAGCAAACGGTTGGTCTGTCGCAGGGCACCGTAGACCAGCGCAGCCGTAAGTGCCTTTTGGACGAGAGGGTTCAGGAGGGCATTCTGCGCGGATTCAGGTAGCTGCGCGAGGCTCGACTGGGCGTATTGCCGTGCGATGCTGAGAGCGCTTTCTAGCGACATGTTGCAATTTTAAACTGGTTGAAGCTGTTCAAGACAAATAAGGCGATAGAGATTAGAATGGATGGCCTATGCCATATGTATACGCATGCTGCAGCGTCTTTATGGATCATGTCAAGCTCATATACAAGTGTTCCTGCATAGTACCGAGGCACAGGCGTAACATAATGCAGATCAATTGTTCTACGAGGTTATTTACAAGGTAATGCCCCTGGAGACATCCTCTTGAGGACATAGAGGAGGGCATTGTGAGGCCGATGATTCAAACATTCTTCTGCTTGTCCGGATCAGGAAATAGTTGCGATGCTCTGCGTCCACTGTTGTGGATCTCTAGTTCGCTAAATATCCGGGCTATCGTGGGGATCTGTAGCTTGACCCATGAATATGCACCCATTCTAGCCTATCAATAAACTAAACCACCCCGCAAAGCTATCCGAACTCAGAAATAGGGGCCTGTTGTGAAATGTTGGGATTCACATGGGtgcgatgatgatcttctgaTCCTCAACGTCTGGCCTTTTGGACTCCTCTGACATGTTTGACAGACAGTCAGGCTGCAGGCAGATATATTCTGGTCTACCCAAAGGTATCATCTCATGCAAATGTATCGAAACGTCATTTGAACGCCCGAGCCGAGGCCGCATAGCCGTTTCGACTGTGCCGATCCCCGTGGGGTCACGTTAACGCTAGCTCATCCTGGACAGATCGCTTGCATATAAAATTACTGATGCAGTAAAAGCAGACGATGGAGGAAGATCTCTTCAAAGCTGGTCCCAACTAAGCCGCTTTTTAGTCCTCACCTTAGGTAGTTTGTGTGCTCGTGCTCTTTTTGACTTCGACCACGTTTCTTGCGAGTGATTATTCACCAAGAGTGCTAGCAACATGGCCGACACGTTGCTCGCTATTGCCTCTGTCTCTCTGGCTGAGGGGTACTTTTTGCAGCGCTCCGTCTTGAAGGAGTATTCTTTCCATTCAGTCTGCCTTGGGGCGGTAGGTGTAAATCTGGCCCTGAAAATATTCTGGGATTTCATTATATatcctttcttcatcacGGCAAATCGTCATCTGCCAACCGTCAAGGTATGCTCAAAGATCTCGTGTGTCGCAATCTCCAATAACATTGCTTAGGGCACCTTTGTAAATGGTAAAGTCATCTTTGATAACCCGCGTGGCCGTCTTCCGTTGCAATGGATGAAAACAATCCCCAACGAAGGCCTGATTCATTTTCGAGATGTGTTCAACCGCAGCCACCTCTTGCCTACCACTCACCAGGCTCTTTTGGATATCATGAGCACCAACACTTACGACTTCGAGAAACCATGGCGCGCGCGCGAGTTCCTCGCTCGGATCATTGGCTTCGGCTTGATTTTGTCTGAGGGCGCCGCGCATAAGAAACAGCGCAAGGCCTTGACTCCTGCCTTCAACATAAAGAACATTCGTTCACTGTACTCCTTGATGTGGGAGAAGACTGGCCTCTTTCTTGATGAATTGGAAAAGGAGATCCGGCAGAATCCAATGGAAGGAACCAGTCCGGAGGACGGTGTGGGTAAGGTCGAGATGAGCATGTGGGCGAGGTAAGCTTATTGTGTCCACCTTGCTTCTCTTATATTCGCTAAGGCTACCCAGCCGTCTCACCCTCGATATCATCGGTCCGGCGGCCATGGGTCGAGACTTTCGCTCTCTGCACAACCCAGAAAACAAAGTTGCTGATAGCTTTCTTGCTATTCTGGAACCaaccaaggagaagatggccttCCTCGCCATCAACTTTATTCTTCCGCAATGGTTTGCACGACGACTACCCTGGCGCCTGAACAACGTGATTGACACCGAGACCGGCTTCCTGCGTGATCTATGTAAGGACATTGTTCGTGAGAAGAGGAACACCATTGTTTCCAGCAATATGACcgccaaggagctggaggcggaCATCCTGGGAACTATGATGGTGGGTGGGGATTTTACGGACGACGAATTGGTGGATCAAATGCTGACCTTTCTGGCGGCTGGTGTATGTTCTGTCTCCTTCCTAAACCTACTTTGAAATCATTCAGCTAATGTGAACAGCATGAGACGACTGCCAGCGCACTCACCTGGGCCTGCTACCTTCTCACCCTCCACCCCGATGTTCAAGAGCGTTTGCGTACGGAGATTCGTGAACATATCCCGTCTGGCAACCATCCTATCAGCTGGAGCGATCTCGAATCCATGCCACTCCTCAACGGGGTCTGCCAGGAAGTCCTACGTCTATATCCCACTGTACCCATCACGATTCGCGAAGCCGTCCGCGATACCACCATAGCAGGCAAGCATGTCCCCAAAGGCACTCGCATCCTCATCTGTCCGTACGCCATCAACCGCAGCCCTGAATTCTGGGGCGACAATGGGGAGGAGTTCTTGCCAGAGCGCTGGATCGATCACGACAAGAACGGCCAGAAGGTCGTCAACCACAATGGTGGTGCCTCGACAAACTATGCGCAAATCACTTTCTTGCATGGCCAGCGGTCCTGTATCGGAAAAGATTTTGCTCGAGCCGAATTGCGctgtgctgttgctggtgttgTCGGGCGGTTCAAGTTTGAGATGCAGGATCCTAAGCAGGAGATTCATATTGCTGGCGCTGTGACGACCAAGCCAGTGGAGGGAATGCATTTGAAGATGAGCCGCGTGGATGAATGGTGATTCTTcagcctttttttttttttttttttttttttgactAATAATGTGATATGAATTTGATGAAACTTTTGCTAGTGCTGGTTATAATGACAAATCACCTAGTTACTGCGGTTATTTGTGGGAGTGGGAGTGGACACGTCCCTGATACTCGCTGGTGTAGTGtttgtgcttcttcttccctccctCGTTGttgtcttcctcgtcttcatctaCAATACCAAACTCAGGCCATGCCTCCCAGCCATCTTCCCACAGCTttcccagcttctcctctttttgcCGGTAAGATAGCCTCTTGTTGTTCATGATCTTTGTCCACCGGCTCatgtcatcgtcatccacgAGACACTCATCCAGCAACTTTGTTATCAATTCTGTGTTAATTCCCTCACCAATGAATACAATTTCTTGTCTTCGGTCTCCCAATGGTGGCTCTCGAAAATCATTCTCAATGGATTTCCGGACGTCAGGATCCTCAGGCCACGCCTCGTCTGGCACTTCTGCGAACCATGGGCCGCCGCATCCCATCGTTAGCATGCCACCCGCTTGACTCCATTCTCCAAACTGGAATGGCCGTGTAGCGAGCCAGAAGAAACCTTTGGAGCGCAAAATGGAGCTGAACGCGGGATGGTTGCGCTTGTTCTTCAGGATCTCGGACGGATCTGGCTGCTCAAAGTCGGAGATGctttcgtcatcatcatcgtcatcgccgtcgttttcgtcttcgtcttcgtccattTCCATAtgatcgtcttcttcttcaccttcttcttct from Aspergillus fumigatus Af293 chromosome 8, whole genome shotgun sequence includes the following:
- a CDS encoding SDR family oxidoreductase, with translation MSLESALSIARQYAQSSLAQLPESAQNALLNPLVQKALTAALVYGALRQTNRLLSQWSINNWQRAHPWQGDRELVLVSGGCSGIGKQIMEDLSRKGIRVVILDINEPNFQLPRNVHFFKADITNSESIRAVAEKIRQKLGDPTVLVNNAGVGYDGTILDEPEAKIRQTFEVNTISHFLMVREFLPSMIRQNHGHVITIASMASFVALGEMVDYCCTKASALAFHEGLTQELRYWYQARKVRTSVIHPLWVRTPMIQQLTDAGNQFKQPVMTPQVVSDAVVKQILTQSSGQVILPTSHSAASMVRAFPQWLQETVRGIASGSLRRLREHQAAQKL
- a CDS encoding cytochrome P450, whose protein sequence is MADTLLAIASVSLAEGYFLQRSVLKEYSFHSVCLGAVGVNLALKIFWDFIIYPFFITANRHLPTVKGTFVNGKVIFDNPRGRLPLQWMKTIPNEGLIHFRDVFNRSHLLPTTHQALLDIMSTNTYDFEKPWRAREFLARIIGFGLILSEGAAHKKQRKALTPAFNIKNIRSLYSLMWEKTGLFLDELEKEIRQNPMEGTSPEDGVGKVEMSMWASRLTLDIIGPAAMGRDFRSLHNPENKVADSFLAILEPTKEKMAFLAINFILPQWFARRLPWRLNNVIDTETGFLRDLCKDIVREKRNTIVSSNMTAKELEADILGTMMVGGDFTDDELVDQMLTFLAAGHETTASALTWACYLLTLHPDVQERLRTEIREHIPSGNHPISWSDLESMPLLNGVCQEVLRLYPTVPITIREAVRDTTIAGKHVPKGTRILICPYAINRSPEFWGDNGEEFLPERWIDHDKNGQKVVNHNGGASTNYAQITFLHGQRSCIGKDFARAELRCAVAGVVGRFKFEMQDPKQEIHIAGAVTTKPVEGMHLKMSRVDEW